The window TTGCCATACTTATGATTCATACAGTAATCGGAGTAGGAGTTCTGTCGCTACCTAGTACCTTAGCAGAAATGCTAGGAACTACAGGTTGGATAGCATTAATAATAACGGGAGGAATATCATCCATATTAGTGTTTATGATGACAAGGCTGATGGCTATGTATAAAGGACAAAACCTATTTGATATAAGTAGTGAGTTAATGGGTAGGCCTCTTGCATATGTATCCTTTGTAATAATAATCATACATTTACTAGGGCATGGTGCTTTTGTTTCTAGGATATTTGGTGAGGTAATCAAGATGTTTCTACTATTTTCCACACCTATAGAGGTTACCATAGTAACCTTTATATTGACAGCAGTCTATACAGTTAGAAGTGGTATAGAAGGCATGGCAAGATTTTCAATTATAATAATACCTTTTATAGTCATTCCACTGTCAATTTTAGGTGTTGTGATATTACCAGATTTGGACTTTACCAACCTACTACCATTTTTAGGGGCAAGCCCTATGGAAATAATTAAATCAATACCAACTATTTTTTTCTCCTTTGGGGGTATAGAATTTTTATTAATATATATGTACTACTCAAAAAAACCGGAGTCTGCAATGAAATATAATATTGGTGCAATTGTAGTAATCACCATTTTATATTTATTGTCCTTCTTTTTTTCACTTGCAAGATTTGGAGAAAAGGGACTTGCAGTACAACTTTGGCCTCTTTTATCCTTGTCTAAGGCTATTCAATTCCCAAATGCATTTGTAGAGAACGTAGAAGGTATAATCATGGCTATTTGGATAGTTATAGCCTTTACTACACTAATATCTTCCATATTTGGAGCATCAGTACTGATAGGAAAGATGTGTAAGGTAGAAGAGTATAAGTACTTTACATTACCTCTTTTGCCTATAATATATTTTGTTTCTCTAATACCTAGAAACGTAGTACAAGTATATGATTATGTACAGATATTCACTTTTGTCTTCGGAACTTTTGCTTCACTTGCTTATCCTATGCTGTTGTATGTCTTAGCAGTATTTAAAAAGAAAGGAGAAGCAAAGAAAAATGAGAACATCATGTAAGCTAATTATTATATTATGTATGCCAATTTTACTAACAGGATGCTGGGATCTAATAGAAATAAATCAGTACTTTTTCATCTCAACAATGGGAATAGATATATACAAAGGAGAGGAGCACCCTACAGAAGGAGCTGAACTGCAGGTAGAAAGAGGTGAAATAACACCGAAGGATAGATTTATAGTTACATATTCTGCTCCAGATTTAAGAGCAATAGGAAAAAGCCCTACAAGCGAAAAGCCAAGGATTATTATGTCGAGCGTAAGCAACAATCCCTATGAAACTACTAGAGAGCTATCTACTAGGACTACTGCAAATTTTACATTTAGACATACAAAAGTAGTTCTTATAGGAGAGGAAGTGGCAAGAAATGAAGATTATATGAGAGAAATATTTGATAATCTAGGCAGGCATGAACAATTAAGTAGAAAAATTATCGTCCTAGTAGTAGAAGGAACTGCAAAGGAAATAATAGAGATAGAGGACCCTCTTGAGCCTGTGACTGGATTTCTAATAGATCAAATTGTTGAGAAAAAACAGGGCTCAGAAAGATATAACGATATGGTATTAGAGGAAGTATTAACTGAACTTTATTTTAGTGGAGACGTACTTATGCCAAAAGCCATTCCGGGTAAAGGAGAGGTAAAGGTAGCTGGTTCAGCAATAATAAAAGATTTTAAGCTAATAGGGTGGCTAGGAGAGGTTGAAAATGTTTCCATGATGTTTCTAATGGATAGAGTAAGTACCTCTTTAGTCAACGTAGAGCATGATAATACAGTAGTGCCTTATGTTATCACAAATACTAAAACAAAATGTCACATTACAACAGATGGTGACAATATCAAATACATAGCAAATATAGAAACAGAAGGCTATATCCAGCAGTATAAATTAGGGGCAAAGAAAGAGATGACAGATCAGAAAAATATAATGGCAATAGAAAATCATGTAGAAGACGTAATGGAAAAACAAATAGAATCAACATTCAAGAAACTGCAAAAAGAGTTTAAAGTAGATGCTATTGGTTTGGGAAGATATATAAGAAAATATAGACCAGACCTGTGGGATCAGGTTAAGGATAACTGGGATGAAATATTTCCAAATATAGAATTTGAAGTCAATGTAGATGCAAGTTTAAGAAGAATTGGAATGACTAAGTAATTTATGTTTAAAATAATCAATAATTGCTAATACTTAGATATAAAGAAAGACAAAGGAAGATGCATTAGGGACGGTTCTTTTTGCATCTGCAGAAGGTTCCATCGGTCGTCCTTGAAATAAATAGTAGGGGAGAGGAGATAATGAAGTTTATGAAAAACAAGAGAAGACTTATGATTGCTAGCATTTTGACCATTATAGCAACTATAGTATTTGTAAATTACATATTCTCAGGCAATAATAGCTATGCATTTAAAAATAAGCTAATAAGGTTGCATGTATTAGCGAATAGTGATTCACCAGAAGATCAAGAGTTGAAGCTAAAAGTTAGGGATAAAATAATAGCTGAAATGAATGATAGGCTAGGAAATTCAAAATCTATAGATGAAACTAGAGAAATAGTAAAGGAAAATATTGAAGAAATTAAGAAAATAGCATTAGAAGAAATAAAGCTTAATGGAAAGGAATAT of the Proteiniborus sp. DW1 genome contains:
- a CDS encoding Ger(x)C family spore germination protein, with protein sequence MRTSCKLIIILCMPILLTGCWDLIEINQYFFISTMGIDIYKGEEHPTEGAELQVERGEITPKDRFIVTYSAPDLRAIGKSPTSEKPRIIMSSVSNNPYETTRELSTRTTANFTFRHTKVVLIGEEVARNEDYMREIFDNLGRHEQLSRKIIVLVVEGTAKEIIEIEDPLEPVTGFLIDQIVEKKQGSERYNDMVLEEVLTELYFSGDVLMPKAIPGKGEVKVAGSAIIKDFKLIGWLGEVENVSMMFLMDRVSTSLVNVEHDNTVVPYVITNTKTKCHITTDGDNIKYIANIETEGYIQQYKLGAKKEMTDQKNIMAIENHVEDVMEKQIESTFKKLQKEFKVDAIGLGRYIRKYRPDLWDQVKDNWDEIFPNIEFEVNVDASLRRIGMTK
- a CDS encoding endospore germination permease is translated as MFGTDNRISNLQVAILMIHTVIGVGVLSLPSTLAEMLGTTGWIALIITGGISSILVFMMTRLMAMYKGQNLFDISSELMGRPLAYVSFVIIIIHLLGHGAFVSRIFGEVIKMFLLFSTPIEVTIVTFILTAVYTVRSGIEGMARFSIIIIPFIVIPLSILGVVILPDLDFTNLLPFLGASPMEIIKSIPTIFFSFGGIEFLLIYMYYSKKPESAMKYNIGAIVVITILYLLSFFFSLARFGEKGLAVQLWPLLSLSKAIQFPNAFVENVEGIIMAIWIVIAFTTLISSIFGASVLIGKMCKVEEYKYFTLPLLPIIYFVSLIPRNVVQVYDYVQIFTFVFGTFASLAYPMLLYVLAVFKKKGEAKKNENIM